The Bremerella cremea genomic sequence CACCAAAAACACGGCACTTACCCGGCCAAGCTCGAAGACCTAACCCCAGAGATCTTACCCTCGCTGCCCAACGACACGCACTCCGGCAAGTCGTTTGCCTACGAACAATTGCCAGCAGGAGGCGTGCGTCTGATTTCTTGGGGCGCGAACCTAATTCCGAATCAAGGTGATTTTCGGGACGACGATGTTTACCTCGATTTGAAGTAGTTCGCCGTAGAGCAGTCAGCCGGTGAACTGTGCGTGTTACCAGTTCACCGCGAAGACCTGCTTATGATTCTTGTGCGACTTGTCGTGAGCTTGCAGTTCAAACTCGATGCCAGAATCACTTAATCGGGCTAGGGTCCAGCCGTTGGGCTGGGCTTCGTCAAAGACATAGGCTGCTGCGGGAAGATTGATTAGATCCAAATCGCCAGCTTTGGTATGGGCCCATACATGCGAGTGGCCGAAGACGTACGCTTTGACTTGAGGCCGAGCATGCAGCACTTCCAGGAACTCGGCCGTGTCGGCAATGCCACCAATCGTTTTGCCTTCTTGGATAGGTCCCATGTGTAACGTGTGATGGGCCATCACAATCGCAGGCTTATCTGCCCTGGCATCAAGTGCCTCGGCCAACCACTTTAATTGGGCCTCACCCAGTTCGCCGGTGACGATGTTGGTATGCATTAGCGAGTCGAGCAGAAACAAGTTGGCCTGAGGTGTTTCCAGCACCGTCACATGCTTCGAGGTAACCAATGGCTTTTCAGGACGCTGTGCTTTCAACGCATGATAGAAGTTGGGAATGTTGTCATGGTTGCCCATCGTCATGTGCAATTGCTGTCCTGCATCGATCAGTGGCTGGACACAGTCCGAGAAGTTCGCGTAATCCTCGGGCAACCCCTTGAGATAGGCACAGTCGCCGTTGAATAACACGGCGGCAGGCTTGGTCTCTAACGCGTTGATCTCGCGGACAACGCTGTTCAGATTGTCGGTCATGTTGACACCCCGGGCTACAGTGTCGGTCGTTTGGGGAATGTGTGTGTCGGAAACCAATGCTAAGGTCGTTGTTTCCGCTTGCTCTGCGGCCGTGGCAATCCGCAAGACCGACACCCCAGCCAAAGCGGCGGTTGATTGAACCAGAAACTGACGACGACTGACAGAAGAAAGATGGATAGGCACGGTAGGCAACCTTAGCTAGGCAGGCAAAGTAGAAGTAGAAACAACGTTCGTTTAAATTAAAGCAAAACGGCTGGCAAAACAACGAACTCACTCGCTTGTCGAGGTCGAATTCATATTAAGTTTATAGACCGTTTAACGAGGCGGACATTCCAAAGTGGTTGGGTCGGCTGCGGGTTAACGAACTTTTAAAGTCGGAAGCAAGCGATGACATCAGGAATTTATGTTGGAATCACTTCAACTAGCCGACCATTGGGCTGGCATCCTACGCGGCGATCGCTCGCCTGATCGAGTTCACCCGCCGTTTGCCTGGTACGGCGATACCAGTCCGACTATAGCAAAAGAGGTTTCAAGTGAACTTTTTCGCTCGGCAGATGTCTAACTTGGTTGTCGCTTACTCGTTCTGTTATTTCGTAACTGAATTCGATGACTGACGAAGAATTTCTCGCAGCATTTGAAGCATGCACGCTGCCGCCCGAACTTTGGACTCATACGGCCCACGTCCGAGCGGCCTTTTTGCTTGCCAGAGAGGGGACATGGGTCGAAGCTCTACAGGCGATACGTTCTCGGATTCAAGCCTACAACGCCGCAACCAACACGCCTGAAGCGATTGATCGCGGCTATCACGAGACCATCACTCAGGCATTCATGCGGTTAGTTTACGCGGCCAACCTTCGCACCGGGCCCCATGCCACTTTCGAGGCCTTTTGTTTGCAGCATCCCGAACTGCTCGAAAAAGGAGCGTTGCGAACTTACTACTCGCGCGAGCGGCTGATGACCTGGGAGGCGAAACGAGATTTCTTCGCGCCTGATCTCTGTCCGCTGCCACTCGTCGACATTCCCCGGGATCTTTAGAATCAAACATTCAAGCCTGTCCAGTTTTTGCGGAGTCCCAGATGCCCACACATCTTACGATGGAACAGTTGAACGATGGCCTCCCGATGATCGAGGCCTCCCCAAAAGATAACGGGACACTGAAAGCGATTGTCATTCGCCCCGCCACTGAGAAACGTGTTTCGCTCGATTCGTGTGAGTTGAGCCCGCAAGGTGGGGTCCATGGCGACAACTGGGCGCAGGGCTGCTGGAAAACACTCCCCGACGGATCGCCCCATCCCGATGTTCAAGTCACCATCATGAACTCGCGGGCCATCGAACTCATTTCGGGCGATGTAGAACGCTGGCCCCTGGCTGGCGATCAGCTTTTCGCGGACCTTGATTTGAGCGAAACCAACTTGCCACCCGGCACACAGCTTCGTATCGGGGACGTGATACTCGAGATCACTGAGATCGCCCATAACGGCTGCAAAAAATTCGCCCAGCGTTTCGGAACCGACGCGGTGAAGTTCGTTAATTCGCCCCCGGGCAAACGCCTGCACTTGCGGGGTATCTACGCAAAGATCGTCCAGGCAGGCACCGTTCGTGTGGGGGACATAATTCAAAAAGTCGACCAGTATTCTCCTTAGCAATACGAATCACGGCTCACGCGGTTTCCTTTAGAAAAAGGTTTTCTGGAACCGCCTGCCTCCAGCAGCTAAACTGAACGGCGAAACGATTTTGCCCGCCTCTCTCAGGATGATTGCTGCATGTTTGCCCGCCTATTGTTGGTTGCTTTAGTTCTTGTCGGTCTGAGCACTTCGCATTCGGTCGCCGACGACGTCTCGTGGCTGGCCGAGGTCACCACGGTTCCCGCTTCAATCCGCGAGCAGCATGTCTCACCTTTGGGAGATGTTGAATCCCTTGCCCAATGGAACCAACGCCGGCCAGAGGTCGTCACAGCCTGGAAGGATTTTCTGGGGGCCTATTCCTATTCCGATCTTCCTCTTGAAATCGAGGTGATCAAAAGCGAAGAGTTGGAGTTCTGCACACGTACGCTGCTTCGCTATCAAGCCGAGCCAGGCCGAATCGTTCGGGCTTATTTGCTTACTCCGCTTGGCGAGAAGGAAGAGAAATACCCGGCAATTGTCGCGTTTCATGGAACCAGTGCCAACACGTTCGACAAGCTCGTTGGACTCGCTGCCGAACCAGAACGCCACATGGCTTTGCGTCTGGTGAAAGCCGGCTTCGTGGTCCTTTGCCCAGAAAACTATCTCTGGGAAGGCAACTCGTACAAAGGTTCAACCGAGGGAGTCTTAAAGAATCATCCCGGCAGCAAGGGGATGGCGGTCATGTTGGCCGACGGCATGCGAGCCGTTGATGTCTTGCTGGCCCAAGCCCATGTCGATCCGCAGCGAATCGGTGCCTACGGGCATTCGCTGGGGGCCAAAGAAACGATGTACTTGGCGGCCTTGGACGATCGAATTTGTGCGGCTGTGGCCAGCGAAGGAGGCGTTGAGATCGAATTCAGCAATTGGGACGCCGTTTGGTACCTTGGCAACGAAGTTCACCAGCCAGACTTTGCCCGCTCGCATCATGAACTGGTGGCTTTGATCGCGCCTCGTCCGTTTCTGGTGCTCGGCGGCGAGCAAGGCCGAGGTTGCTCTGATGGTGAACGAAGCTGGTCGGCGATTCTTAGCGGCCAGAAGATCGCCGCTTTGTCGGACCAACCCATTCGCCTAGGACTCTACAACCACGGAGAAGGGCACACGCTATCTCGGAAATCAGGCGACAAGATCGTCGAATGGCTAACAACGTATGTCGCCCAACGCTAAGCAGACGAAAGCACCACGTCTCACCCAAACGCTCTGACGTGGCGCTGGGTGATACGTTTAATATTTGCCAAAGCGTGTTATTTGGCGAGCTTCTTTTTTGCGGTCGTCAAACCTTTCGAGATCGTATCGACACATTCTGCGGCGTCCATCTGAGCCAATAGCAAGAACGCTTCACTCAAGACTCGCTTGGTATCGGCCACGGTGATCTCGGTCTTGTCGGTGTCGACATGGCGTGAGACTTCGTTGTAGAAATCAGTCAACTTCATCGTGCTTCCTTTCGAATGAAAATGCAATTTACAAAGGGTTACGCCACCCAGTGTAGCGAAATTATCATTCGACGTCATGACAAACGAATGCGGTTCGCTCTGACGCGATGGATCTTCCGTACACGATGACGGCATCTCGGCCGTCAAAGAAAAGGACGCGATAGGACTCTCAGGCTTCATCCTCGCCACGAAATCAATTACGATCAACCGACAGCGAATGATTGATGCGCATGTGCTTCCGCCGGGGGCCCTTGTTCGATTAGCGGCGCGGTCCTTGATGAAACTCCCTCCTCACAATCCCTCTCTACGAGAACCGATCATGTCTTCTCCCTGGAAACTTGCGAGCGTTGTTCTTCTGTTACTTGGTACCGGAGTTCTCTCCGCTGCGGCCCCCTCAGGCGAACCGACGGTCTACAAAGAAGTTGATGGACGCCCTTTGAAGTTGTACATCACCAAACCCGACGACTGGCAGAAATCGGACAGCCGACCGGCGATTGTTTTCTTTCATGGCGGTGGCTGGGTAGGGGGTGCGCCAGGTCAGTTTACCGAGCATAGCAAGCATCTAGCCAAGCAGGGCATGGTTACGGTTCAAGTCGAATATCGCCTGCTCGACCGAAAAAACAACGATCCCCCGACCATTTGCATAGAAGACGCGCTCGACGCGATGCGTTGGGTGCGTTCGCATGCCGAGGAGTTGGGTATCGATCCGAATCGTATTGCCACTGCCGGCGGATCGGCTGGCGGGCACCTAGCTGCTTATCTTGGCACCGTCGATGTGCGGCAAGCGGGCGTTTCCACCAAACCAAACGCAATGGTCTTGTTTAACCC encodes the following:
- a CDS encoding metallophosphoesterase family protein; the protein is MPIHLSSVSRRQFLVQSTAALAGVSVLRIATAAEQAETTTLALVSDTHIPQTTDTVARGVNMTDNLNSVVREINALETKPAAVLFNGDCAYLKGLPEDYANFSDCVQPLIDAGQQLHMTMGNHDNIPNFYHALKAQRPEKPLVTSKHVTVLETPQANLFLLDSLMHTNIVTGELGEAQLKWLAEALDARADKPAIVMAHHTLHMGPIQEGKTIGGIADTAEFLEVLHARPQVKAYVFGHSHVWAHTKAGDLDLINLPAAAYVFDEAQPNGWTLARLSDSGIEFELQAHDKSHKNHKQVFAVNW
- a CDS encoding MOSC domain-containing protein; the protein is MPTHLTMEQLNDGLPMIEASPKDNGTLKAIVIRPATEKRVSLDSCELSPQGGVHGDNWAQGCWKTLPDGSPHPDVQVTIMNSRAIELISGDVERWPLAGDQLFADLDLSETNLPPGTQLRIGDVILEITEIAHNGCKKFAQRFGTDAVKFVNSPPGKRLHLRGIYAKIVQAGTVRVGDIIQKVDQYSP
- a CDS encoding alpha/beta hydrolase family protein — protein: MFARLLLVALVLVGLSTSHSVADDVSWLAEVTTVPASIREQHVSPLGDVESLAQWNQRRPEVVTAWKDFLGAYSYSDLPLEIEVIKSEELEFCTRTLLRYQAEPGRIVRAYLLTPLGEKEEKYPAIVAFHGTSANTFDKLVGLAAEPERHMALRLVKAGFVVLCPENYLWEGNSYKGSTEGVLKNHPGSKGMAVMLADGMRAVDVLLAQAHVDPQRIGAYGHSLGAKETMYLAALDDRICAAVASEGGVEIEFSNWDAVWYLGNEVHQPDFARSHHELVALIAPRPFLVLGGEQGRGCSDGERSWSAILSGQKIAALSDQPIRLGLYNHGEGHTLSRKSGDKIVEWLTTYVAQR
- a CDS encoding alpha/beta hydrolase, translated to MSSPWKLASVVLLLLGTGVLSAAAPSGEPTVYKEVDGRPLKLYITKPDDWQKSDSRPAIVFFHGGGWVGGAPGQFTEHSKHLAKQGMVTVQVEYRLLDRKNNDPPTICIEDALDAMRWVRSHAEELGIDPNRIATAGGSAGGHLAAYLGTVDVRQAGVSTKPNAMVLFNPVYDNGPDGWGTQRVKDRYQEFSPAHNISADDPPHLVFLGSQDKLIPVATAENFQQQMQDAGVRSELRIYQGQGHGFFNHGKDNNRWYNATIEETDKFLQSLGWITPPPAS